A stretch of Haloprofundus halophilus DNA encodes these proteins:
- a CDS encoding zinc-ribbon domain-containing protein, producing the protein MSKVTFRADDDLVERLEALDASKSEVMREALRAYLDASEREAGADAGSVAPVSERIDELVRERVDELVGERLRQAENRRPQDVNVNISLDGASDDDDSEERKTTVDGAETADEKSCSQCGEELSDGQMYCPNCGEKASRRLFCDCGDEVRSDWAFCPGCGRRTPAADVLERR; encoded by the coding sequence ATGAGTAAAGTCACGTTCCGCGCGGACGACGACCTCGTCGAGCGACTGGAGGCGTTAGACGCCTCCAAGAGCGAGGTCATGCGCGAGGCGCTTCGTGCGTACCTCGACGCGTCGGAGCGTGAGGCCGGTGCGGACGCGGGGTCGGTCGCACCGGTGTCCGAGCGTATCGACGAACTCGTCCGCGAGCGCGTCGACGAACTCGTCGGTGAGCGGCTCCGACAGGCCGAGAACCGTCGACCACAGGACGTCAACGTCAACATCAGCCTCGACGGTGCGAGCGACGACGACGACTCGGAAGAACGTAAGACAACCGTCGACGGAGCGGAGACGGCGGACGAGAAGTCGTGCAGCCAGTGCGGCGAAGAGCTGTCCGACGGACAGATGTACTGCCCGAACTGCGGTGAGAAAGCGTCTCGCCGATTGTTCTGCGACTGCGGAGACGAGGTCCGTTCGGACTGGGCGTTCTGTCCGGGGTGCGGTCGACGGACTCCGGCGGCGGACGTTCTCGAACGGCGGTGA
- a CDS encoding ribbon-helix-helix domain-containing protein produces MERVTLRIPKQQIEEVEQMVETGEFPNRSEAIRSAVREMLNEQAEERDAKRPERTKRSWAKV; encoded by the coding sequence ATGGAGCGTGTGACACTACGAATTCCGAAGCAGCAGATCGAGGAAGTCGAACAGATGGTGGAAACGGGAGAGTTCCCGAACCGCAGCGAAGCCATCCGTTCGGCCGTCCGCGAGATGCTCAATGAGCAGGCCGAAGAACGCGACGCAAAACGTCCCGAGCGCACCAAGCGCAGCTGGGCGAAGGTGTAA
- the ftsZ gene encoding cell division protein FtsZ, with protein sequence MQDIVQDALENAEAEQRDMEAQSDDDEFGEPRIVIVGCGGAGNNTINRLYNIGVEGADTVAINTDKQHLKMIEADTKILVGKSLTSGLGAGGDPSMGERATEMAQGTIKEVLGKADLVFVTAGMGGGTGTGAAPVVAKIAKEQGAIVVGMVSTPFNVERARTVKAEEGLEKLRNEADSIIVLDNNRLLDYVPNLPIGKAFSVMDQIIAETVKGISETITQPSLINLDYADMSTIMNQGGVAVMLVGETQDKNKTEEVVRDAMNHPLLDVDYRGASGGLVHITGGPDLTLKEAEGIADNITERLEASANVIWGARIQEEYKGKVRVMAIMTGVQSAQVLGPTTQKQADRSRASLDGSSGGSEFETSQNRQRRTSTNPNGSWQSDGGQDEVERNNGLDVIR encoded by the coding sequence ATGCAAGATATCGTTCAAGACGCACTCGAAAACGCCGAAGCCGAGCAGCGCGACATGGAGGCGCAGAGCGACGACGACGAGTTCGGCGAACCCCGTATCGTCATCGTCGGCTGCGGTGGTGCTGGGAACAACACCATCAACCGCCTCTACAACATCGGCGTCGAGGGCGCCGACACCGTCGCTATCAACACAGACAAACAGCACCTGAAGATGATCGAGGCCGACACGAAGATTCTCGTTGGCAAGTCGCTGACCTCCGGCCTCGGTGCCGGCGGCGACCCCTCGATGGGCGAACGGGCGACCGAGATGGCGCAGGGAACCATCAAAGAGGTTCTCGGCAAAGCCGACCTCGTGTTCGTCACCGCCGGGATGGGCGGCGGCACCGGCACCGGTGCCGCTCCCGTCGTCGCGAAGATCGCCAAAGAACAGGGCGCCATCGTCGTCGGCATGGTCTCGACGCCGTTCAACGTCGAGCGTGCCCGGACGGTGAAAGCCGAAGAAGGGCTGGAGAAACTCCGCAACGAGGCGGACTCCATCATCGTCCTCGACAACAACCGCCTGCTCGACTACGTCCCGAACCTCCCGATCGGCAAGGCGTTCTCGGTGATGGACCAGATCATCGCCGAGACCGTCAAGGGGATTTCGGAGACCATCACTCAGCCGTCGCTCATCAACCTCGACTACGCCGACATGTCCACCATCATGAACCAGGGTGGCGTCGCCGTGATGCTGGTCGGGGAGACGCAGGACAAGAACAAGACCGAAGAAGTGGTTCGCGACGCGATGAACCACCCGCTTCTCGACGTGGACTACCGCGGGGCGTCCGGCGGGCTCGTCCACATCACCGGCGGCCCCGACCTCACGCTCAAGGAGGCCGAGGGCATCGCCGACAACATCACCGAACGCCTCGAAGCGAGCGCCAACGTCATCTGGGGCGCGCGCATCCAGGAGGAGTACAAAGGGAAAGTCCGCGTCATGGCCATCATGACCGGCGTCCAGAGCGCGCAGGTGCTCGGCCCGACGACCCAGAAGCAGGCCGACCGCTCGCGCGCCAGTCTCGACGGGAGTTCGGGCGGTTCGGAGTTCGAGACGAGTCAGAACCGACAGCGTCGGACGAGCACGAATCCGAACGGTTCGTGGCAGTCCGACGGCGGACAGGACGAGGTCGAACGCAACAACGGCCTCGACGTCATCCGCTAA
- the ncsA gene encoding tRNA 2-thiolation protein NcsA → MECDKCDRDAVMVANYSGAHLCENHFCASVEKRVRRRVREDSLVPRDASPDDPDTWVIGLSGGKDSVVLTHILDETFGPDPRIELVALSIHEGIEGYRDKSLDACVELCEDLSLQHEVVSYEEELGVRMDDVVEKDPENMAPCAYCGVFRRDLLEQYAEELGADKLLTGHNLDDEAQTALMNFLEGDVTQVAKHFDASIGDFEKRALSENFVPRAKPLRDVPEKEVALYAHLKDLPAHITECPHASEAYRGEIQKLLLKLEENHPGTRHSIMAGYEELAQMAAEQYRGDEDVELNECERCGSKTGGTVCRKCKLVEAVRAV, encoded by the coding sequence ATGGAGTGCGACAAGTGCGACCGCGACGCCGTCATGGTCGCGAACTACTCGGGGGCGCATCTCTGCGAGAACCACTTCTGCGCCTCGGTCGAGAAACGCGTCCGGCGACGCGTCCGCGAGGATAGCCTCGTCCCGCGCGACGCCAGTCCCGACGACCCCGATACGTGGGTTATCGGTCTCTCGGGCGGCAAAGACAGCGTCGTGCTCACGCACATCTTGGACGAGACGTTCGGGCCGGACCCCCGAATCGAACTCGTCGCGCTCTCCATCCACGAGGGCATCGAGGGCTACCGCGACAAGAGCCTCGACGCCTGCGTCGAACTCTGTGAGGACCTCTCGCTGCAGCACGAGGTCGTCTCCTACGAGGAGGAACTCGGCGTTCGGATGGACGACGTGGTGGAGAAAGACCCCGAGAACATGGCTCCCTGCGCGTACTGCGGCGTGTTCCGACGCGACCTGCTCGAACAGTACGCCGAGGAACTCGGCGCGGACAAACTGCTCACCGGCCACAACTTAGACGACGAGGCGCAGACGGCGCTGATGAACTTCCTCGAGGGCGACGTGACCCAGGTGGCGAAACACTTCGACGCGAGCATCGGCGACTTCGAGAAGCGCGCGCTCTCGGAGAACTTCGTCCCGCGAGCCAAACCGCTGCGCGACGTCCCCGAGAAGGAAGTCGCGCTGTACGCGCACCTGAAGGACCTCCCGGCGCACATCACCGAGTGCCCGCACGCGAGCGAAGCCTACCGCGGCGAGATTCAAAAGTTGCTGTTGAAACTCGAAGAGAACCACCCTGGCACCCGACACTCTATCATGGCCGGCTACGAGGAACTCGCGCAGATGGCCGCCGAGCAGTACCGCGGCGACGAGGACGTCGAACTCAACGAGTGCGAGCGCTGCGGGTCGAAGACCGGCGGGACGGTCTGTAGAAAGTGTAAACTCGTCGAAGCGGTTCGGGCGGTCTGA
- a CDS encoding DUF4442 domain-containing protein translates to MSESLRTRLARLGFNLHPTYRSTGGRVRYIERDWSRVQVELPLTWRTKNVYGTTFGGSMYAAVDPVYVIMLNRRLGDGFTVWDRAASIEFKRPGDRTLYADFRLPDEEVDAIRDTLDPGESTDREYDLRLFDADGDVYAEVSKTLYVRRDE, encoded by the coding sequence ATGAGCGAATCGCTCCGAACCCGCCTCGCGCGCCTCGGGTTCAACCTCCACCCGACGTATCGAAGCACCGGCGGGAGAGTCCGGTACATCGAGCGCGATTGGAGTCGCGTGCAGGTCGAACTCCCGCTGACGTGGCGGACGAAGAACGTCTACGGCACCACCTTCGGCGGGAGCATGTACGCCGCCGTCGACCCGGTGTACGTCATCATGCTGAATCGCCGCCTCGGCGACGGCTTCACCGTCTGGGACCGCGCCGCGAGTATCGAGTTCAAGAGACCGGGCGACCGGACGCTGTACGCCGACTTCCGCCTCCCCGACGAGGAAGTCGACGCGATTCGAGACACCCTCGACCCCGGCGAGTCGACCGACCGCGAGTACGACCTGCGGTTGTTCGACGCCGACGGCGACGTGTACGCCGAGGTCTCGAAGACGCTGTACGTCCGCCGCGACGAGTGA
- a CDS encoding NAD-dependent epimerase/dehydratase family protein produces MTNVAITGAAGNVGREALRAFEDTDHEVTAITHREHDDLDSVVLDVTDAEAFSDALAGQDVLVHLAANPSPTADWEGVFETNIDGTRNAYEAAVENSLDRVVFASSNHAVHQYNVDDPDDPESMTDRVRTVRPDDPTLPDSFYGVSKVSGEALGQLYAARHDVDVVNLRIGWLLTPDDLREKDADDGVDSRFLRAMWLSPDDCRRVVRDAVTASLDGDGLGDTGGEAVTAHGVSANDDRYLSLTETRHALDYRPRDNSAAELDG; encoded by the coding sequence ATGACGAACGTCGCAATCACCGGAGCGGCGGGAAACGTCGGCAGAGAGGCGCTGCGCGCGTTCGAGGACACCGACCACGAGGTGACCGCGATAACCCACCGCGAGCACGACGACCTCGACAGCGTCGTCCTCGACGTGACTGACGCCGAGGCGTTCTCGGATGCGCTCGCAGGACAGGACGTGCTCGTCCACCTCGCGGCGAACCCCTCGCCGACCGCCGACTGGGAGGGTGTCTTCGAGACGAACATCGACGGGACGCGCAACGCCTACGAGGCGGCCGTCGAGAACAGCCTCGACCGCGTCGTCTTCGCCTCCTCGAACCACGCCGTCCACCAGTACAACGTCGACGACCCCGACGACCCGGAGTCGATGACCGACCGCGTGCGGACCGTCCGCCCGGACGACCCGACGCTGCCCGACTCCTTCTACGGCGTCTCGAAAGTCTCCGGCGAGGCGCTCGGGCAGTTGTACGCCGCGCGCCACGACGTAGACGTCGTCAACCTCCGCATCGGCTGGTTGCTCACCCCCGACGACCTGCGGGAGAAGGACGCCGACGACGGGGTCGACTCGCGGTTCCTCCGGGCGATGTGGCTCAGTCCCGACGACTGTCGGCGCGTCGTTCGCGACGCGGTGACGGCGTCGCTCGACGGCGACGGGCTCGGTGACACCGGCGGCGAGGCGGTGACCGCCCACGGCGTCTCCGCGAACGACGACCGCTACCTCTCGCTAACCGAGACGCGGCACGCGCTCGACTACCGACCGCGGGACAACTCGGCGGCCGAACTCGACGGGTAG
- a CDS encoding DUF7095 family protein, with protein MERQEALDRVEALVDTVESEPMPVPVREIWVYGDVALGLDPIDRLDVYLTKDIMMRGDADAERAADLETRFGVKGIGKSVSADWAEQFPEHVRANDNGYAAPEKCLAAHLLDDGEPIHLEVCNASFDDNVTQRLRGAVARGAYEEILDPRGVCLWLDGQRGDETLEKLRGGELPFPTLSGALEMLGMDDEEAQTAATRMREYRAEQTGTTVRGDVV; from the coding sequence ATGGAGCGACAGGAAGCTCTCGACCGCGTCGAAGCGCTCGTCGACACGGTCGAGTCCGAACCGATGCCGGTGCCCGTCCGCGAGATTTGGGTGTACGGCGACGTGGCGCTCGGACTCGACCCCATCGACCGTCTCGACGTCTACCTCACGAAGGATATCATGATGCGCGGCGACGCGGACGCCGAGCGGGCGGCCGACCTCGAAACCCGATTCGGCGTGAAGGGAATCGGCAAGAGCGTCTCCGCCGACTGGGCCGAGCAGTTCCCCGAACACGTCCGCGCCAACGACAACGGCTACGCCGCCCCCGAGAAGTGTCTCGCCGCGCACCTGCTCGACGACGGCGAGCCGATTCACCTCGAAGTCTGTAACGCGAGCTTCGACGACAACGTCACCCAGCGGTTGAGAGGTGCCGTCGCTCGCGGCGCCTACGAGGAGATTCTCGACCCCCGAGGCGTCTGTCTCTGGCTGGACGGTCAGCGCGGCGACGAGACCCTTGAAAAGCTCCGCGGCGGCGAACTCCCGTTCCCGACGCTCTCCGGTGCGCTGGAGATGCTCGGGATGGACGACGAAGAGGCGCAGACCGCCGCGACGCGGATGCGCGAGTACCGCGCCGAACAGACCGGCACGACGGTCCGCGGCGACGTCGTCTGA
- a CDS encoding methyltransferase domain-containing protein yields MRRFSAEYLERTRDGMWGDSREALADLDLPNRRRILDVGCGTGELARVLADEAPDAQVVGVDADPQLLRVAREQTELSVVAGDATRLPVVDDAADLVVCQALLSNLPDPSAAVSEFERASSELVAAVEPDNASVGVDSTVDREVTLERSVREAYLDGVRTDVSLGSRVSELFADAGLSEIRTRRHHQRKVVEPPYDEADVESARLKATGEGFDRYEAELRRTLSDAEFDALRAEWREMGRSVVDQMQQGSYRRAEVVPFDVTVGRV; encoded by the coding sequence ATGCGCCGGTTCTCAGCCGAGTACCTCGAACGTACCCGCGACGGAATGTGGGGCGACTCGCGCGAGGCGCTCGCCGACCTCGACTTGCCGAACCGGCGTCGGATTCTCGACGTCGGCTGCGGCACCGGCGAACTCGCGCGCGTCCTCGCCGACGAAGCGCCGGACGCGCAGGTCGTCGGCGTCGACGCCGACCCCCAGTTACTCCGTGTCGCCCGCGAACAGACCGAACTCTCGGTCGTCGCCGGCGACGCGACGCGCCTCCCCGTCGTCGACGACGCCGCGGACCTCGTGGTCTGTCAAGCCCTGCTGAGCAACCTCCCCGACCCGAGTGCGGCCGTCTCGGAGTTCGAACGAGCGTCGTCGGAGCTCGTCGCCGCGGTCGAACCGGACAACGCCTCGGTCGGCGTCGACTCCACCGTCGACCGCGAGGTGACGCTCGAACGCAGCGTCAGAGAGGCGTATCTCGACGGCGTCCGGACGGACGTTTCGCTCGGGAGCCGCGTCTCGGAACTGTTCGCCGACGCGGGGCTCTCCGAAATCCGGACGCGCCGCCACCACCAGCGGAAAGTCGTCGAACCGCCGTACGACGAGGCCGACGTGGAGAGCGCCCGGTTGAAGGCGACCGGCGAGGGGTTCGACCGTTACGAGGCGGAGCTCCGGCGGACGCTCTCGGACGCCGAGTTCGACGCGCTCCGCGCCGAGTGGCGCGAGATGGGGCGGTCGGTAGTCGACCAGATGCAGCAGGGGAGCTACCGGCGCGCGGAGGTCGTCCCGTTCGACGTGACCGTCGGACGGGTGTGA
- a CDS encoding deoxyribonuclease IV yields the protein MRVGAHVSIAGGVGNAVERQTTVGGNCGQIFTHSPQVWKHGEIGDEDAAAFREGTETELDGPWVIHSSYLVNLCTPKDGLREKSIDSMQKEVDAAARLGVEYVNVHLGAHTGAGVEQGLENAASALDELDVPDGVTVLVESDAGSGTKLGGDFEHLATVIEKADLDIDVCLDTAHAFAAGYDLSTAEGVDDTVAAFDDEIGLEHLKCVHLNDSKHECGTNKDEHAHIGEGYIGEDGMNAFVNHPDLAEVPLVLETPNEAEKGFEWDIARVKELREN from the coding sequence ATGCGAGTTGGAGCACACGTCTCGATTGCGGGCGGCGTCGGCAACGCCGTCGAGCGACAGACGACCGTCGGCGGCAACTGCGGACAGATTTTCACCCACTCCCCGCAGGTGTGGAAACACGGCGAGATAGGCGACGAGGACGCCGCGGCGTTCCGCGAGGGGACGGAAACCGAGTTGGACGGCCCGTGGGTCATCCACTCGTCGTACCTCGTCAACCTCTGCACGCCGAAGGACGGACTCCGCGAGAAATCCATCGACTCGATGCAGAAGGAGGTCGACGCCGCGGCCCGACTCGGCGTCGAGTACGTCAACGTCCACCTCGGCGCGCACACCGGCGCGGGCGTCGAGCAGGGCCTCGAAAACGCGGCGTCGGCGCTGGACGAACTCGACGTGCCCGACGGCGTGACGGTGCTCGTCGAGAGCGACGCCGGAAGCGGCACCAAACTCGGCGGCGACTTCGAACACCTCGCCACCGTCATCGAGAAGGCCGACCTCGACATCGACGTCTGTCTCGACACCGCCCACGCGTTCGCCGCGGGCTACGACCTCTCGACGGCCGAGGGCGTCGACGACACCGTCGCCGCCTTCGACGACGAAATCGGTCTGGAACACCTGAAGTGCGTCCACCTGAACGACTCGAAACACGAGTGCGGGACGAACAAGGACGAACACGCTCACATCGGCGAGGGCTACATCGGCGAAGACGGCATGAACGCGTTCGTCAACCACCCGGACCTCGCCGAGGTGCCGCTGGTGCTGGAGACGCCGAACGAGGCCGAGAAAGGCTTCGAGTGGGACATCGCCCGCGTGAAGGAACTGCGCGAGAACTGA
- a CDS encoding redoxin domain-containing protein, with protein sequence MAEHVGVEVGESAPDVTGQLVRPDGEVDDVSLAALAAEKPVLLSFYTADFSPDCIEEWCSFRDFDWFSTGERVQVVGVSKSGVRTHRQFISRLNLGFPLYSDGDLDIAEAFDVAYRAFGISRRARRSCFLLDESMTVRYRWVGEHWLDPTRDTPPVGEIHEAIQAELGGDEEQTFGF encoded by the coding sequence ATGGCCGAACACGTAGGCGTCGAGGTGGGCGAGTCCGCCCCGGACGTCACCGGGCAACTCGTTCGACCCGACGGAGAGGTAGACGACGTGTCGCTCGCGGCGCTCGCGGCAGAGAAACCCGTGTTGCTGTCCTTCTACACGGCGGATTTCAGTCCCGACTGTATCGAAGAGTGGTGTTCGTTCCGCGACTTCGACTGGTTCTCGACCGGCGAGCGGGTGCAGGTCGTCGGCGTGAGCAAATCCGGCGTGCGGACGCACCGCCAGTTCATCAGCCGCCTGAACCTTGGCTTTCCGCTGTACTCCGACGGCGACCTCGACATCGCGGAGGCGTTCGACGTCGCGTACCGCGCGTTCGGCATCTCGCGCCGGGCGCGGCGCTCCTGTTTTCTCCTCGACGAGTCGATGACGGTTCGGTACAGGTGGGTCGGCGAACACTGGTTGGACCCGACGCGCGACACGCCGCCGGTCGGAGAGATTCACGAGGCGATTCAGGCGGAACTCGGCGGCGACGAAGAACAGACGTTCGGGTTCTGA
- a CDS encoding lipoate--protein ligase family protein, giving the protein MTDDAPSADRQWRLVREESRSGPMNMALDEIAAETAADGGPRTVRVYRWEPSTLSLGYRQAPDTVDWEFCEREGITVTRRQTGGGGIYHDEFGDISYSITAPAEELPSRLLDCYHLLCAPVLDGFERMGVDADFADEQLPAIHQPACYLRELHPAHDVVAGGRKISGNAQYRRKDAVIQHGSLTYSVLADRHLGVFADPGIDAETFRERVTGIDEQAEISRDEAVSALEAALGEWVDAEEGEWTDEELERARERAREKYESDDWVRRRAESRSSE; this is encoded by the coding sequence ATGACCGACGACGCGCCGTCGGCCGACCGGCAGTGGCGACTCGTCCGCGAGGAGTCCCGGTCGGGGCCGATGAACATGGCGCTGGACGAGATCGCGGCCGAGACGGCCGCCGACGGCGGCCCGAGAACGGTCCGGGTCTACCGGTGGGAGCCGAGCACGCTCTCTCTGGGCTACCGACAAGCGCCCGACACCGTCGACTGGGAGTTCTGCGAACGCGAGGGAATCACCGTCACGCGCCGCCAGACCGGCGGCGGCGGCATCTACCACGACGAGTTCGGCGACATCTCCTACTCCATCACCGCGCCGGCCGAGGAGCTCCCGAGCCGACTGCTCGACTGCTATCACCTGCTCTGTGCGCCCGTCCTCGACGGCTTCGAGCGGATGGGCGTCGACGCCGACTTCGCCGACGAGCAGCTGCCGGCCATCCACCAACCGGCGTGCTACCTGCGGGAACTGCACCCCGCCCACGACGTCGTCGCCGGCGGCCGCAAAATCAGCGGCAACGCCCAGTACCGCCGAAAGGACGCCGTCATCCAGCACGGCTCGTTGACGTACAGCGTGCTCGCCGACCGGCATCTGGGCGTCTTCGCCGACCCCGGAATCGACGCGGAGACGTTCCGCGAACGGGTCACCGGTATCGACGAACAGGCCGAAATCTCCCGCGACGAGGCCGTCTCGGCGCTCGAAGCCGCCCTCGGCGAGTGGGTCGACGCCGAGGAAGGCGAGTGGACCGACGAGGAACTGGAGCGCGCCCGCGAACGTGCGCGCGAGAAGTACGAATCCGACGACTGGGTTCGGCGGCGCGCCGAGTCGCGGTCGTCGGAGTAG
- a CDS encoding helix-turn-helix domain-containing protein has protein sequence MSVVATLEHPTEQFPLRSTLASVPGLEIEAESVAAHGTDRLLAFVWMRCDDWGALDRALATDHTLTDAALLKEQGERRLYRLDWAEGFEPVARLLDDEGATIMNASARNDVWTFRILFPHRDSLSRTLRITEEEAAGFSVQRIREFDTARNGSDVDDTFGLTASQREALRAALDGGYYQVPRGAELSELAADLDISHQALSERLRRAHGHLAAYAAEQFGP, from the coding sequence ATGAGCGTCGTCGCAACCCTCGAACATCCGACAGAGCAGTTTCCTCTCCGGAGCACGCTCGCCAGCGTCCCGGGTCTCGAAATCGAAGCGGAGTCCGTCGCCGCCCACGGAACCGACCGGCTGCTCGCGTTCGTCTGGATGCGTTGCGACGACTGGGGGGCGCTCGACCGGGCGTTGGCCACGGACCACACGCTCACCGACGCCGCGCTCCTGAAAGAGCAGGGAGAACGGCGACTGTACCGACTCGACTGGGCCGAGGGCTTCGAACCGGTCGCCCGACTGCTCGACGACGAGGGCGCGACCATCATGAACGCCTCCGCTCGCAACGACGTGTGGACGTTCCGCATCCTGTTCCCGCACCGCGACTCGCTCTCGCGGACGCTGCGCATCACCGAGGAGGAGGCCGCCGGCTTCTCGGTCCAGCGCATCCGCGAGTTCGACACGGCCCGGAACGGGTCGGACGTCGACGACACGTTCGGTCTCACCGCCTCCCAGCGCGAGGCGCTCCGCGCGGCGCTCGACGGCGGTTACTACCAGGTTCCGCGCGGAGCCGAACTGTCGGAGCTCGCCGCCGACCTCGACATCAGCCATCAGGCACTCTCGGAGCGCCTCCGCCGCGCACACGGCCATCTCGCCGCCTACGCAGCCGAACAGTTCGGGCCGTGA
- the gvpM gene encoding gas vesicle protein GvpM: MRPTRRDDDAVVDLLDVLLTEGVMIQADLIVTVADIPLLGVQLRAALAGMETMLEYGLLSEWDEKTRERARRREEQLRGSRGARPYSGVRPTPETPTGDDGTG; encoded by the coding sequence GTGCGGCCGACGCGCCGGGACGACGACGCCGTCGTCGACCTCCTGGACGTGTTGCTCACCGAGGGGGTGATGATACAGGCGGACCTCATCGTCACCGTGGCGGACATCCCGCTTCTCGGCGTCCAACTGCGCGCGGCGCTCGCCGGCATGGAGACGATGCTGGAGTACGGGCTCCTTTCGGAGTGGGACGAGAAGACGCGCGAGCGAGCGCGCCGCCGAGAGGAGCAACTACGGGGTTCGCGGGGGGCGCGGCCGTACTCGGGAGTCCGGCCGACGCCCGAGACACCGACCGGAGACGACGGGACAGGCTGA